AATATTTGTTGCTTGAATTAGAAGTAAAAGCTCCTAATGTTGCACAGCAAAAACCTGTTGCTGAAATACTTTATAACTACCGAGAATTAAATGGCAGTCAGCAATCTGGACATACTACGGTTATGATTGAAGGTTGTGAATCACCAAAAAAAGTTGAAAACTCTCTTAATAAAAGTGTTGTCGCTGCTGCGGTTGAGCTTATTGCTAATGAACAAAATAAATTAGCATTAACTCTTCGTGATCAAGGAAATATTGCAGAAGCTCATCGCGTGTTAAAACAAAATGAAAGCTATCTTAACCAACAAAGCACTAAATTAAAAAGCAAACGACTAAAAGAGCTTGAAAAACAGAATGCTGAACAGTCCAATAACCTTGACGAGCATAATTGGGGACGTTCGCGTAAAATAATGCGTGATATGCAAGTGAAATCATCCACTCAGCGTAGTTATTAAAGTTAAGCAACATGCCACGACGACTGCTATTGGCAATGATCGTTTTATTTCTTGCCCCAGTGCTAATGCTTGCCGTCGTGGCTATTCGTGCCGTTAACACTGAACAAAAAATTATCGAAACACGTTTTGCCACTCTAAGTAAAAATCGCCTTATCGATTTACGAGCTCGGGTAACTACATTGCTTATAACTCGTGCCCGACAGCTTGAAAAATTTTCAATTACAGACACACTAAAACCCGAAGAATTGCGTTCTCTTACTCGCAATATTACTTTTGTAACTCAGCTACTACTCGTTAATAAAAACGGTACTATTATTTATCCCTCACCTAATGCAGCACAAACTAATGCTGAAAAAGAGTTTTTACAGCGTACTGCCCAACTATGGAAAGCTCGTGATTCTTTTATACGTCCCAGTGATATAGCTACAGAGGTTAATCAACGTTCCGGTTGGTATACTTGGTATTGGGAAAATGGTCTCGAAGTAATGTATTGGCGTCGTTTAAATAATCAAACCATTGTAGCTTTTGAAATAAGTCGCCCACGCCTACTTGCTGATATAATAGCAACCTTACCGGTGCGCCAAAATCAAGAATCAGTATCTAATGGTTGTACACGACTTACTGATAGCCGCGGTCAAGCTCTTTACCAGTGGGGGGAATGCCTAGAAACTGATGCAAAGCAGCCCTTTGTTGACATTGCTTTAGATGAACCCCTTGAAGCTTTACGTCTGCAATATTTTACTGCTGCTAACTTTACGAGCAGCATACTAACTAGCAGTCAGCTTGCAATGTTCGCAGGTATTACCGCGGTTGTTTTCACTATCGCCTTATTAGGTGTCTATGTTTTTCGGGAAAACACTAAAACTCTTCGCCAGGCTCGTACTCGTGTTTCTTTTGTTAATCAAGTTTCACATGAATTAAAAACACCACTAACCAATATTCGCATGTATGCCGAAATGTTGTTGTCACGGCTTGAAGATGATCCTGAAGTAGACCCTAACAACGAACATTATTTACGTGTGGTGGTCTCTGAAAGCCAGCGGCTAACCCGCCTAATCGCTAATGTTCTAACCTTTGCTCAACGCGAGCGTAAAGAACTTACGCTTCATCGCTCGGTGCAAGTGTTAGACCAGGTTATCGCAAATGTAATTGAACAATTCGCACCAGCATTAGTGCAAAAACAAATGAATATACGCTTTGATTCAGGGGCGCCAACACCAGCACTTTTTGATGCAGATGCAGTAGCACAAATCACCGCCAACTTAATTAATAATGCGGAAAAATATGCCCGTGCTGGTGGTGAAGTCTTAATCACCACGCAACAACATAAAGCCCAATTACGTATTAGTGTTATTGATCGTGGCGAAGGTATCGCCAAAGAACATGCCCACAAAATATTTGCGCCGTTTACGCGCCTTAGCAATAAAGTTACCGAAGGGGTCTCAGGCACTGGTATTGGGTTAACTATTGCTCAAGCTTTAGCACGTTTGCACGGTGGCGATCTAAAACTTATACCAAGCGACATTGGTGCACATTTTGAAGTAACTTTGCATGCTCCCGAGGTACAAACATGAAAGTCCTGATTGCCGAAGATGATACCAACATTCGTGCCGGCCTAATTGATATTCTCAAAGGTGAAGGGTATGAAACTTTCGCCGCAGCTAATGGTACTGAAGCGCTGGCGTTATTTGTTAGCGAACGACCTGATTTTATTTGCCTTGATATTATGATGCCTGGCAAAAGCGGCTATGATGTTTGTCGTGAAATTCGTAAAACCAACGAAACCATACCTATTGTCTTTATTACCGCTAAGAGCGAAGAAATTGATAAAGTAGTTGGTCTTGAACTTGGCGCTGACGATTTTATTACCAAGCCTTTTGGGGTCAAAGAAGTCATCGCGCGCATTCGTGCAGTTAGCCGACGCTGTAATGCTATGAGTACTCCTGTAAAAACTGATACTGTTTTTTGCCTTGCTGACTTAATGGTGGCACCGCTTGAACTGCGCGCCTGGCGTGGCAATAATGTAATAGAATTAAGCCTGCGTGAAATGCGCCTTTTACGATTGCTTTATGATAATGCTGGTCAAGCTGTAACTCGCGATCAAATTTTTAATGAATGCTGGGGACTTGATTTTGTACCTAACTCACGCACACTTGATCAACATATTGCCCAGCTACGAAAACGTATTGAACAAGACCCAAAAAATCCCCAAATTATTCAAACTGTACATGGAGTCGGGTATCGTTACGAAAAAGGTGATTAATCAGGCTAGTGTAAACGAGACGTTAAAACTATTTTTGTGTGTGCGTGATGATATATTCACGTAGAGCTTTGTTGATGCTGGTTTGATAGGCCCCCTTACGTGCTTTAAACCAGGCAAGAACATCACGATCGACACGAATTGAAATGGATTGTTTTAGGGGTCGGTAGAACTTGCCACGTACCGCGTTGTCCCAATCCTCGATTTCGGGGATATCGCTGAAATCTAGCTCGCTGTCTGGCTTCAAAGCCAAGGCTCGAGCTTCGGCATCTAATTGAGCATCGTTTTCTTGTTTTTTATTTTTGCCGTTCATATGCTTCTCGTTCTTGTCGTGATGCGCGTCGCGCCGAGATGATGCGGATGACATCGATTTCCTCCTCATTTTCACTCTGCTCTGTGTAAACCACGAGTAAAATAACGATACCACGGACCAGGCCGGTTGTAACCCAACGTTGCTCACCATAATCGAAACGCTCGTCAATTTTGGTTAAGCAACGCGGATCTTGAAACACCTCTATCGCCAGTTCGAAGCTGACACCGTGTTTGAGCACGTTGAGCCGACTCTTCTCTTCGTCCCAAACAAAGTCATTCACTTGGTAAGTGTATACAATTTAGTATATACATGCAAGAGTTTTTAATACCCTTTGTTATAATATCCTTTGTTTTAATACCCTATTTTTTGGGTTAACTCTCTAAGTCTCTATCGCGGTCGCGATGCAGCTCTTTTTCTTTGACGGAAAAAGGTGTCACCCACTGACATATGATAGCTCATGAGGCCTTGGGTATAATTCGCAAACCATTTGAGCTTGATAAGTTAGCAAATACAATTAATGACGCATTGCATTTATAAAATTCGCAAAAAATTTAAAAAAATTAGCACCAATTTACTACTAAGTGACGATAAGAGTTGTGAAAAAACAACAAATAAATCAATAACGATTTTTTAAAAAAAATGCTTAATGCTTAACCAGCAATGTTTACAATAAAGTGGAGTGATTAAATGACTGAATCAATAGGTACTATACATAGAGGGGCACCAGATAGAAAGATTGCTAGCGATGACAAAAACAAGTTAATGCAAAATAAAGCAACTGCTGGGAAAGCCGATCAAATTGATAAAGCTAGAAGACATAGACGAAACAAGGGCCACAAATTCGTTATTGTCACTTGTCCGGCTGATAAAACTACTGTCCGTTGTCCCATTCTCACTGGGCAAGATGGTCGCTTAATTACAGCAAAATATAACCCACTTATTAGCCTACAGCCTGGTGTTTCGCCGCAAACTCAAAAAATAATATTAACTGCCACTCTGCCTAATAGTGCAGCAAAAATTAACCCTGCAACAACGCCAAACAATAGCCCTGCACCAATAACAATAACTACGACATCGCAACTAGGAGAGGTGGCAACTCTTGGTGCTGCAGGGGCACTATATAGAATTTTAGACAATTTTGGGGATATCAAAGTAACCAAAGAAGGGGATACGCTGCAAAGTTATGTCTATGACCCAAATGATCAGCCAGCAGCTGAATTCACTAGCACCAAATTTAATTATTTAGCCTTTGGTTCATTTGGTACCTATGGCTGGCACGGCGCTGGTGTTCCAACCACGCCGCTTTTGTATAAAGATTTGCCCGTAATGCAAATTAATATCGCTGAAAATACTGCTGAAGCTGGCTTAACAACGACGGCTTTACTTAGAAACAAGCATGGCGGGCATGGAAGTGTTGATGGTAGAGACTGGAGAAAAAAAATTATTCAATGGAAAGAGGGAGACTATGTTCCCGAAATTTCACCTCCTCCAGAACCTGATGTAGACATACCTACTACCGATACTCCTCAACCATCTGAATTTGCAGCCGCTAACCTGGCTTGGCTTACTGCTTTCGCTTCAGGTGATGATTGGATTTCTATTTATGACCCAAACCGTTGGAATAAATTACATAAAAAACCTACGCCTACAGATGATGGCAATCCAGAGAAACAACCACCGCCTCCACAGCCATCTCCTACTTCTCAGTTTACAGCTAGCAGCAGCTTTAGATATGGCCCATACGGCTCGATATCCTGTTTAGCTAGCAATGGCAGCAATACATTTAGTATACCATCTTATAATTTTCAGGTGAGCGGGCTTAGTGCATCGGTTGAAAAAGCCCTGCAATCTAAGACTTTTTGGGCTGGATGTGCGGGAGTCATTGGTGGTATCATTATCTACTACTGGTGGGTCCCTTTGTTGGCACTATAGATTCTCCTCAATCATCAACCATATAACTTATTATCATCCTTAATAGGGGGTGTCCCTAATTCATTTTCTGGTTGTTAATCACTAATAGTTGTAGTTAAGCTGTCTTAATTACAATATGACTACAAGCCGCCTTGCTCCTCTTATTGCTCTTATCTCCTGTGCTACTTTGCTGCTTGAACTAACTATTGTACGCTTGCTTTCCGTAGCTTTATGGTACCCTTTTGCTTTTGTAGCGTTAGGTACCGCTTTGCTTGGCTTTGGCATGGCGGCAGTCAGCTTGGCGATAAGCAAATATTTACAACGTCTTGATGCCAAGCTTATTTTACGCAGCGCTGCGCTTTTTTTTGCCATCGCTAGCATTGGTGGCTATCCGCTCTGGAATGCCTTGCATGCTGATCCGGTAAGCATTGCCATGGCGCCAAAACAAATATTTCTGGTCGCTCTCTTACTTATCTTGATCACCTTGCCATTTATTGGCGCCGGTTTATTTATGGCGCGCGCTTTTGCACTAAACAGTCGCTCCTCGCCAATTTTATATGCCGCAGATCTTAGCGGCGGCGCTCTAGGAGTAGTTACTTACACCCTCATTTTTCCATTGCTCGGCCCTGGCACTTTGGCATTTGTCGCTGCCTTAGCAGTTTTAGTTGTAGTCTTGCTCGCAACAAAGCGAAGCCGACGCTTTACTTGGTTTTGCGGTTTTGTTTTTTTGGCGGTTGTTTCACTGCGACTTGAACATTTTATACCCCTAAATATCAGCAAAAATAAAATTCTTGGTGCCAGAGACTTTAAAACTGTAAGGCACTGGACGGTAGGCTCAGCAATCGACATACTTAGCGCTAATAAAGAACGTCTACTCATCATTGATGGCGGTACGGCACTTAGCGCTTTAGTTCACTTAAAACCTGATACTACCCTAGCGCCGCCTCAAGGCTTGCGAGCGCTGCCTTACCTTTTAGGCCCGGGCCATTCTACCCTAATTATTGGTTCTGGCGGCGGTGTTGAAATTCTTGCCGCCTTAGGGGCCGGCTCGCAACGCATTCTGGGCTTAGAGATTGATCATGCCATTAATCAAATTGTCCGCGGCCCCTTAACCGGCGCCTTATTACAACAACCACAAGTTCAAATCCTTGATGCTGAAGCTCGTTCATATCTAGCTGCGGTTGACGAAAAATTTGATGCTATCGTGGCTTTTCATACTATTTCAAACGCTGCCAGCAGTACTGGTGGCCTTGCTTTAGCTGAAAATTATCTGCTTACTCGTGAAGGACTACAATTAATCCTTAATCACTTATCTGATGATGGGGTTTTAATTATCAGCCGCCCTGAAGCACAACTGGGTAGGCTAGCAGCAACCATGGCCACAGCTTGGCCAACCTCTTATCCACCAATTACTGCTTGCACTATCGCTGTAGCAGCAAGCCAAGAAATACCTAATTTCTTAAGCGCCTTAGTGGTACGTCGTCAGCCATTTACTCAAGATGATATTAGTCGCCTTAAGCCTTATATTGGCCGCTTGTTGTACGCCCCTAATGGTGGTGGTGATAGCCAAGCTTTCTTAAATAATGCTTTAAGTGGCCTTAATAATTTAGCGACAGCAATAAAACTTTCCTATCGTCCGGCGGTTTTAACACCAACTTTTGACGACCGTCCGTTTTTTAATCTGCTGCAACCTTGGAGCGCTATTAGCTTAAATGATATCGCGAGAGTTTTTGGTAGCGGGCAATCAGCTCGCGCTCGCCTCGAAGATATTCCTATGGCTCAGGTAGCCATTCTAACCCTTTTATTTTTGGTATTGCTACTTGCATCACCGCTAGTTGCCATTGCCAGTCTACATTTACGCCGAGCTCAACTATCTGCTCGCTCTATAGCCACTACTTTTATCTATTTTTCTGCGCTCGGTTTGGCTTTTATGTTACTCGAACTGGGATTAGTTCAAAGTCTTACTCGTTTAATTGGTATGCCCGCTCATTCGCTAGTAGCTGTTTTAGGAGCGCTTTTAGCTGCCACTGGCATCGGTAGCTTTATTTTAGCCGGTAAATTGCAGCTTAATGACAAATCTACCGCAGCTATCGCCATTATTGCTACTATTATTGTGGCTTTTATTGTACCTGCTGTTGTTGATGTTTCAGCGGCCCTTAGTTTTTCATTGCGTATAGTAGTTACGGTTAGTTGTGTGGCGATCACCGGCTTTTTGTTAGGCGGCCCTTTTGCTGCGGGCCTTCGCGAACTTACTGATCCAAGACTAGTTGCTATCGCTTGGTCTGCTAACAGTATGGCTTCAGTAGCCGGAAGCGTCGCCGCACTTATTATTAGCTCTGCTTTTGGTTTTGCCACTGCCGCACTCATTGCCGGGGGATGCTATCTAATCGCCACACTAGTCGCCCATCTGCGGTTAAAAAATTAGAGATCTCCCGACATAGAACAAGGGTCGTTCGGTGGTGCGCTTATGGCTTCGGTTGGTTATCAATGGCGTGTGCGAAAGTATTTAGCTTTCAACGCTGAAGCTTTTACCGGATTTTATCGCGGCATCGATGAAGATGAAAATAGTATTCGCAATGCTATTTTTGGTTTAGGTCTTGGGGCTGGATTTTAGAACAAAAAAATACTTATAACATTACCCCTATAAATTCATTCATTAATAAACGGATTGCAAATTTTAACATCACTAATTTGCATACCATGCTGTAAATCTTCGGTATATATAATATCACAACCTGCTTGTACGGCTGCCGCCACAATAAGACTATCATACCAAGATAATAGATATCGTTCACATAACTGTATCGCAATATGATAAAGATTTTCACTTGGATATACCCGACAAAGAGGCAATAAAACCTCATCAAGATACATGTGACATTCGCTACAGCTAAAAGGCACAACAAATTTTCGCATAGCTAAATTACAAAATTCTTGCACCACTTGTGATGAGATTAACCCATTGCAACTAGTTAATGCTTTTTGCACTAAATCTATACAATGTTCTTTTTTTTGTGGGGATGAATTGTCAAAAGTATATACAAAAATATTAGTATCAAGAAAAAAAAGTTGTGGCATTTTTATTTAATGACGCGTGTTAGCTTCGTCACGAGTAAAACGTCGTCCAGAATTTTTATGTCTCAAATTATTCATTAAAGATTTATAGTTGTTAGCATAATAATCTTGACCAATATAATTTTTCAACCAAAGGCGAAATTTATCATTAAGCGTGACATTTTCAGATGCAGCTTTCGCACGAGCATTTTTAATCAACAATTCGTCAGCACTAAAAGTGATATTACGCATTACACTATATTATAGTGTACACTAATTTCGTGTCAATATTGTCTAATAATTTTTTTATATGTGCTATTTCTGGCTAGTTTTCAGGTGGAAATCATATGGCCGGATTTGAGGTGAAAACTGAGAACTAGATATTATTGCGCTATTTACGATTAAATGAGAAAAATATGAATATGTCGCTAGTTAAAGAATACGCAAAAGTATTAGAACAAGAAGAATTATTCGATGAACTTTCTAAGTCAAAATGATGCCGCTGAAATGCTAGCTGATGCACAATCAAATGAACGATGTGCGGTATTATCTGAATGTTTAAAAAATGACGATCTATCCTCTTATAGTGCTGAACAACGTTTACAAATACTCTTTGATATAAGCGATACCGCAATTGCTTTAGCTGGATACCCAATCGACCGCCATTTAATTAAAGGTAATTTTTATCTTTAATGTAATTTATTGTCTACGTAATAATCTTTGATAGACTTCGCGACGATGAGCTATACCGATAATATATATCACTATCTCTGTCGCATGCACTTCATAAATTAAGCGATAATCTTCAAAACGTATTCGATAAGCATTGGGGCGACCCTTTAACTTGGCAGCATTATTAGGTCTTGGTTCAATAGCCAAATGGTCAATTGTTTCTTTTATTTTTTGTCTTAATGGTGATTTTAGTTCTTGTAGTTCGTCTACTGCCTTGCGATGCAATACAATTTTATATTCCATCGCGTATATCTTTCCATTCTACCCAAGGACCTTCGCGACGCTCATCAATTAATGCAACATCTTTGGCATCTTCAAGCCACATCATAATTGCTTCTTGCACAACAGCTTGTTGCTTTAAGCCATGAGCTTCACAAAAATTATCAAGTTCATGCTTAAGTTTTTCATTTATTCGATGAGTGATGGTTAACATAATAACAGATTAGCTCATTATGCAATCAATTGCAAGCTTTTGCTATCATTTTATCCGATTCTATGCTATCATATTGAATTATATATAAATTTTTGGTGTCTGGCACCATTTTGTTGGGCATTATTTTGTTGTATATAAAAAAACCCTTCGTAACTATGAACAAAATACATAGTTACGAAGGGCTAAGTTATTTTATAGATAAATTATTATTCTGCTACAAGATCGCAATCTGGCAGTGCTTGTGTGAAGTCATAGCTGTCCCACATTGTTGCCATAAGGCTACGACCAGCTTCAGTACAGATGACGTCAATACCTGAATCGGTCCATGCCTTTTCATAAGTCTTAGTACCTTTAAGTACATTGTAAATCATCTGAATTGTATCATAGCCCCATCCCCAATATTTTTGACCAATTAAAACATGAAG
This DNA window, taken from Deltaproteobacteria bacterium, encodes the following:
- a CDS encoding BrnT family toxin, yielding MNDFVWDEEKSRLNVLKHGVSFELAIEVFQDPRCLTKIDERFDYGEQRWVTTGLVRGIVILLVVYTEQSENEEEIDVIRIISARRASRQEREAYERQK
- a CDS encoding HAMP domain-containing histidine kinase, encoding MPRRLLLAMIVLFLAPVLMLAVVAIRAVNTEQKIIETRFATLSKNRLIDLRARVTTLLITRARQLEKFSITDTLKPEELRSLTRNITFVTQLLLVNKNGTIIYPSPNAAQTNAEKEFLQRTAQLWKARDSFIRPSDIATEVNQRSGWYTWYWENGLEVMYWRRLNNQTIVAFEISRPRLLADIIATLPVRQNQESVSNGCTRLTDSRGQALYQWGECLETDAKQPFVDIALDEPLEALRLQYFTAANFTSSILTSSQLAMFAGITAVVFTIALLGVYVFRENTKTLRQARTRVSFVNQVSHELKTPLTNIRMYAEMLLSRLEDDPEVDPNNEHYLRVVVSESQRLTRLIANVLTFAQRERKELTLHRSVQVLDQVIANVIEQFAPALVQKQMNIRFDSGAPTPALFDADAVAQITANLINNAEKYARAGGEVLITTQQHKAQLRISVIDRGEGIAKEHAHKIFAPFTRLSNKVTEGVSGTGIGLTIAQALARLHGGDLKLIPSDIGAHFEVTLHAPEVQT
- a CDS encoding type II toxin-antitoxin system RelE/ParE family toxin, with the translated sequence MEYKIVLHRKAVDELQELKSPLRQKIKETIDHLAIEPRPNNAAKLKGRPNAYRIRFEDYRLIYEVHATEIVIYIIGIAHRREVYQRLLRRQ
- a CDS encoding BrnA antitoxin family protein, with product MNGKNKKQENDAQLDAEARALALKPDSELDFSDIPEIEDWDNAVRGKFYRPLKQSISIRVDRDVLAWFKARKGAYQTSINKALREYIITHTQK
- a CDS encoding response regulator transcription factor is translated as MKVLIAEDDTNIRAGLIDILKGEGYETFAAANGTEALALFVSERPDFICLDIMMPGKSGYDVCREIRKTNETIPIVFITAKSEEIDKVVGLELGADDFITKPFGVKEVIARIRAVSRRCNAMSTPVKTDTVFCLADLMVAPLELRAWRGNNVIELSLREMRLLRLLYDNAGQAVTRDQIFNECWGLDFVPNSRTLDQHIAQLRKRIEQDPKNPQIIQTVHGVGYRYEKGD
- a CDS encoding PIN domain-containing protein; its protein translation is MPQLFFLDTNIFVYTFDNSSPQKKEHCIDLVQKALTSCNGLISSQVVQEFCNLAMRKFVVPFSCSECHMYLDEVLLPLCRVYPSENLYHIAIQLCERYLLSWYDSLIVAAAVQAGCDIIYTEDLQHGMQISDVKICNPFINE